The proteins below are encoded in one region of Sulfolobus islandicus Y.N.15.51:
- a CDS encoding PaREP1 family protein, translating to MSITISAEVYYDEAEELLSKGDLVQACEKYYKAAEEAIKLLVIENNLKEIIKEVENKGRWESESLFKASKLLRNKYPEIAIQWRNAWTLPVEGFHEISLNEKEVTKLKEDVRKLVVIAVVSSFR from the coding sequence ATGAGCATAACTATAAGTGCTGAAGTATACTATGACGAAGCAGAAGAATTACTTTCAAAGGGTGACCTTGTTCAAGCTTGTGAGAAGTATTATAAAGCTGCCGAGGAAGCAATAAAGCTTCTGGTTATAGAAAATAACCTAAAAGAAATAATTAAAGAGGTCGAAAATAAGGGAAGATGGGAAAGTGAAAGTTTATTTAAAGCCTCTAAATTGTTACGAAATAAATATCCCGAAATTGCCATTCAATGGAGAAATGCATGGACTCTTCCTGTTGAGGGATTTCATGAAATTAGCCTAAATGAGAAAGAAGTTACAAAATTGAAAGAAGATGTTAGAAAACTGGTTGTAATAGCCGTTGTCAGCAGTTTCCGATAA
- a CDS encoding KH domain-containing protein, translating into MDSAKIRAPDADIITVVEFSEEKKKLNITSEHVPDALIVVKEGNAGRLIGKSGERINGIESDTKMKVRVVELKLDFKDIIRAVHLLPWVVKHVDNVDFQGNELVVRLKKESGGFIGQKGVNIRLVEYVIKQMFNVGVRVIQPSEENQS; encoded by the coding sequence ATGGATTCTGCAAAAATTCGCGCTCCAGATGCAGATATAATAACTGTCGTTGAATTCTCAGAAGAAAAGAAAAAGCTTAATATAACCTCAGAGCACGTCCCAGACGCATTGATAGTAGTAAAGGAAGGCAACGCGGGTAGACTAATAGGTAAAAGCGGAGAAAGGATTAACGGAATAGAGAGCGATACTAAGATGAAGGTTAGAGTAGTGGAGTTAAAACTAGACTTTAAGGATATAATAAGGGCGGTGCATCTTTTACCTTGGGTAGTTAAGCACGTTGATAATGTAGATTTTCAAGGTAACGAGCTCGTAGTGAGATTAAAGAAAGAGTCCGGAGGCTTCATAGGCCAGAAAGGTGTAAATATCAGGCTAGTTGAATACGTAATTAAACAAATGTTTAATGTAGGGGTTAGAGTAATCCAGCCTAGCGAAGAAAATCAATCATAA
- a CDS encoding PaREP1 family protein translates to MLIRTSAEIYLEEADEFLNKGDLVDACEKYYKATEDFLKYIAIVDNMSEILNQVNAKNYWESELLFKVVKKKVELKDIWKP, encoded by the coding sequence ATGTTAATTAGAACTTCAGCAGAAATATATTTGGAGGAGGCTGATGAGTTTTTGAATAAGGGAGATTTAGTTGATGCTTGTGAAAAATATTATAAAGCTACAGAGGATTTTCTAAAGTATATAGCTATTGTAGATAATATGAGTGAAATATTAAATCAGGTAAACGCAAAAAACTATTGGGAATCTGAACTTTTGTTTAAAGTCGTTAAAAAGAAAGTTGAGCTAAAAGATATCTGGAAACCCTAA
- a CDS encoding PhoH family protein, translating to MSKGQEELLNALTNSNYNIIGIFGPTGTGKSLFSLAYSIDSVSTGKFRKLIVAKPIVDVVTQEELTRKEYDKYEDMVKDYIKDVLGGFAEEKTIDDLFSSGKIEVLDSRYLRGRSFNDSIIFLDDVQLMKPESVLELFIRAGKNSRLIIAGDPVFQTLSNEADPSEIIREVLLNEKDAKVVDLGIKDIVRAGTKRGIRLLLEYKLRSRKLS from the coding sequence ATGAGTAAGGGCCAGGAGGAATTACTTAACGCACTTACTAACTCCAATTATAATATTATAGGTATATTTGGTCCCACAGGGACTGGGAAAAGTTTATTTTCATTAGCTTACAGTATCGATTCAGTATCCACTGGAAAATTTAGGAAATTAATTGTAGCAAAGCCTATAGTTGACGTAGTAACTCAGGAAGAATTAACAAGAAAAGAATATGACAAGTATGAAGATATGGTAAAGGATTATATAAAGGACGTTCTTGGCGGTTTTGCTGAAGAGAAAACTATAGATGATCTGTTCTCTTCTGGGAAAATAGAAGTGTTAGATTCAAGGTACTTAAGAGGGAGGTCTTTCAATGATTCGATAATATTTTTAGATGATGTTCAGCTAATGAAGCCCGAAAGCGTACTAGAGCTGTTCATAAGGGCAGGTAAGAACTCAAGGTTAATTATAGCCGGAGATCCCGTTTTCCAGACTTTAAGTAATGAGGCAGATCCTTCTGAAATTATAAGGGAAGTGTTACTAAATGAGAAAGATGCAAAGGTTGTGGACTTAGGAATAAAAGATATCGTTAGGGCAGGGACCAAGAGAGGAATTAGGCTTTTGTTAGAGTATAAATTAAGGTCCAGAAAGCTCAGCTAA
- a CDS encoding hydrogenase maturation protease produces the protein MSIKIIGLGNRLYGDDAVSSLTAACMEELGLPAFNAGANGFQALSAIENGDIVFFIDIVQMDEEEGIFKVDLDKADFVEITDPHRLTPLQVLSLSARSNNRPKEAYIVGIKPEYIDWPGISDAAIKRLEKVLQKFKKFISTYGIDVDIDKVIQCVKSKSKEPW, from the coding sequence TTGTCTATTAAAATCATAGGTCTAGGAAATAGACTTTACGGAGACGATGCGGTTAGTTCATTAACTGCGGCTTGTATGGAAGAACTTGGCTTGCCTGCATTTAATGCTGGTGCTAACGGCTTTCAAGCTCTCTCGGCAATAGAAAACGGAGACATAGTATTTTTTATAGACATTGTGCAAATGGATGAGGAGGAAGGAATATTTAAAGTCGATTTAGACAAAGCTGATTTCGTAGAGATAACAGATCCGCATAGATTAACTCCGTTGCAAGTATTATCTTTATCTGCAAGATCTAATAACAGACCTAAAGAGGCGTATATTGTGGGAATAAAACCGGAATACATAGACTGGCCCGGAATAAGCGACGCCGCTATAAAAAGACTAGAAAAAGTGCTACAGAAGTTTAAGAAATTCATTTCTACTTACGGAATTGATGTAGATATAGATAAAGTTATACAATGCGTAAAAAGCAAAAGCAAAGAACCTTGGTGA
- a CDS encoding protein kinase domain-containing protein, giving the protein MARTKNWDDELLKAAENGNLIKVQTALENGANPNAKNNDGWTPLHIAAYKGHVEIVKILLDRGADPNAKNNNNGSTPLHEAALNGHVEIVKILLEHGADPRIADNWGHIPLDVAKDSAIRSLLESALRNSYSEVQGVMQIPNYEILEPIGEGGFAIVYKARRKNDSLPVAIKVPKVPDKDFVKELAVWLHLNHPNIVKLLDYDVNPRPYMVMELMNGSLHGKTFDKDTATRIILDVLSGLKYAHEKGIIHRDIKSSNILLDANGRAKISDWGLAKFSDITTSANGAFTTIYAAPEQLDTHLGPIDEKTDVYQVCEVFYEILTGRPVFQGDVSEVYNKKLNMQITLPSSINPDLKDYDEIFEVFISQERKQIFY; this is encoded by the coding sequence ATGGCGAGAACCAAGAACTGGGACGATGAACTCCTCAAGGCGGCTGAGAATGGTAACTTGATTAAAGTACAAACAGCACTCGAAAATGGGGCAAACCCAAACGCTAAAAATAATGACGGCTGGACGCCATTGCATATAGCAGCATATAAAGGTCATGTTGAGATTGTTAAGATCTTGCTTGATCGTGGTGCTGACCCAAACGCTAAAAATAATAATAACGGTAGTACGCCATTACATGAAGCAGCACTTAATGGTCATGTTGAGATTGTCAAGATCTTGCTTGAGCATGGTGCTGATCCGCGGATTGCCGACAATTGGGGGCATATTCCCTTAGATGTTGCTAAAGATAGTGCAATTCGTAGTTTACTTGAGAGTGCCTTGAGAAATAGCTACTCTGAAGTACAAGGCGTAATGCAAATCCCCAACTACGAGATCTTGGAACCTATAGGTGAAGGTGGTTTCGCTATAGTTTACAAAGCAAGGAGGAAAAATGATTCATTGCCTGTAGCTATAAAAGTTCCTAAAGTTCCTGATAAGGATTTCGTTAAAGAGTTGGCAGTATGGTTACACTTAAATCATCCAAATATAGTAAAACTCTTAGATTATGATGTAAATCCTAGACCTTACATGGTAATGGAACTAATGAATGGGTCACTTCATGGAAAGACTTTTGATAAGGATACAGCTACTAGGATAATTTTAGATGTTCTTTCTGGATTAAAATATGCTCATGAAAAGGGAATAATTCATAGGGACATAAAATCGTCTAACATACTTTTAGATGCTAACGGTAGGGCAAAGATTAGTGATTGGGGATTAGCAAAATTTTCAGATATAACCACATCTGCAAACGGAGCATTTACCACTATTTATGCGGCTCCGGAGCAATTAGATACACACTTAGGTCCAATTGACGAAAAAACGGATGTATATCAAGTATGTGAAGTATTTTATGAGATTCTTACTGGTAGGCCGGTTTTCCAAGGAGATGTAAGTGAAGTATATAATAAAAAACTTAATATGCAAATCACTCTACCGTCTAGCATTAATCCAGACCTAAAGGATTATGACGAAATTTTTGAAGTGTTTATCTCCCAAGAAAGAAAACAGATATTCTACTGA